From Parcubacteria group bacterium ADurb.Bin159:
TATGTTTAATCAAGTTAAAATTAACAATCGAAAAACTGCGATTTTAATTACTTTTTTTCTTGTTTTTATTATAGCTTTGGGCTGGTTGTTTAGTTTATTGCTTGACAGTTATTGGATTTTTGTGTTCGCCGTGATTATTTCCGTGACTCAAGCATTTATTTCTTATTGGTATTCAGATAAAATTGTGCTGTTTCTTTCTCGAGCGAAACCAATAAAAAAAGAAGAGTGTCCTGAACTTTATCAAATTATAGAAAATCTTTGCGCCAAGGCGAACTTGCCTTTGCCTAAAATTTATCTTATTAACGAATCTCAACCCAATGCTTTTGCCACAGGCAGAAATAAAAAACATTCGGCCGTTGCTGTTACTCGCGGACTTTTAGAAAGATTGGGTTATAAAGAATTAGAAGGTGTTATTGCCCATGAATTATCTCATATAGGCAATAAAGATATTCTTCTTTCCACGGTTATTGTTGTTTTGGTGGGAATTATCAGCTCGGTTTCACAATTATTTTTACGGCTGAGCTTTTGGGGAGGAGCAGGAAGAGGTTCAAAAGATGATAATCAAGCTGGTGGAATTATTTTACTTGTTTTAGGAATTATTGCCGCTATTTTAGCGCCTATTGCCGCTTCTTTAATCCAATTAGCCATTTCCCGCAAAAGAGAATTTTTAGCTGATTCTTCAGCAGCGCTTTTAACAAAAAATCCAGAAGGTTTAGCCCAAGCTTTAATAAAAATTTCTCAAGATCCCCATCCCCTAATAACCGCCACTAATTCTACTGCTCATTTGTATATTTCTTCCCCTTTTAAAGGCAAACAATCTCAAAGCTGGCTGATCAAATTATTCTCAACACATCCACCCATAGAAGAAAGAATCAAAGCTTTAAGAAAAATAAATGTATAAAAATTAATTTAATTGGGGTCAGACCCCAAAAACCGACCGCCGGGAGCTCTTTATTGATGCGGGTTTGCGAAGGTCGGAAAAAGGGGACTGTCCCCTTTTGGGA
This genomic window contains:
- a CDS encoding hypothetical protein (Protease HtpX homolog) codes for the protein MFNQVKINNRKTAILITFFLVFIIALGWLFSLLLDSYWIFVFAVIISVTQAFISYWYSDKIVLFLSRAKPIKKEECPELYQIIENLCAKANLPLPKIYLINESQPNAFATGRNKKHSAVAVTRGLLERLGYKELEGVIAHELSHIGNKDILLSTVIVVLVGIISSVSQLFLRLSFWGGAGRGSKDDNQAGGIILLVLGIIAAILAPIAASLIQLAISRKREFLADSSAALLTKNPEGLAQALIKISQDPHPLITATNSTAHLYISSPFKGKQSQSWLIKLFSTHPPIEERIKALRKINV